One Alkalicoccus halolimnae DNA segment encodes these proteins:
- a CDS encoding MBL fold metallo-hydrolase yields MYLKYFYDNKLAQASYMVGCQKTGEAAVIDPSRQVDEYTAAAEEQGFTITAALETHIHADYVSGSRELSSRTGAVIYHSVEGAENGGYDFPDEEKTKGMKEGDKIEVGNTWMEVLHTPGHTPEHVSFLLTDGANPDKPIGIFTGDFVFVGDVGRPDLLEKSVGVKDSAKEGAEQMFASLKKFKQLDDYLQIWPGHGAGSSCGKALGAVPTSTVGYEKLFNPALQPDKEEEFIDFLLDGQPEPPSYFGKMKEINVGRVPLLSSIEQPVRYSYNAGQIEKLAEDKNVMVVDTRSPAAYAGGSAEGTVNIALEGPFLEWMGWLADYEADLYFITEEKDQQDILQALAKIGLDNVKGFFSPKTLKGSGLRTYENVSASDLSEKDSIQVADVRFDDEWKTAHIPGAVHIKLNELQKKGEKKLSKDKPVAVHCETGVRSAIAASILLNQGFDVKNLQHGFQEWKKAELAVTS; encoded by the coding sequence ATGTACTTGAAGTATTTTTACGACAATAAACTTGCACAGGCGTCTTATATGGTAGGATGCCAGAAAACCGGAGAAGCAGCGGTGATTGATCCGTCCCGGCAGGTGGATGAATATACAGCAGCAGCTGAGGAGCAGGGATTTACTATTACAGCAGCTCTCGAAACGCATATTCATGCCGACTACGTATCAGGAAGCCGTGAGCTTTCAAGTCGTACAGGCGCTGTTATCTATCATTCTGTTGAAGGGGCGGAAAACGGAGGATATGACTTTCCGGATGAAGAAAAAACAAAAGGAATGAAAGAAGGCGACAAAATTGAAGTAGGCAACACGTGGATGGAGGTTCTACACACCCCGGGTCACACGCCGGAACACGTTTCCTTTCTACTCACAGACGGCGCAAATCCGGATAAACCGATTGGCATTTTCACAGGCGATTTCGTTTTCGTAGGCGATGTCGGCCGTCCCGACCTGCTGGAAAAGTCGGTCGGGGTGAAAGATTCCGCAAAAGAAGGGGCTGAACAAATGTTTGCCTCTCTGAAAAAATTTAAACAGCTGGATGATTACCTGCAGATCTGGCCCGGACACGGGGCTGGAAGTTCATGCGGCAAGGCACTGGGAGCTGTCCCAACATCGACTGTCGGTTATGAGAAGCTGTTTAACCCGGCTCTTCAACCTGATAAGGAAGAAGAATTTATCGATTTTCTCCTTGACGGGCAGCCGGAACCGCCATCTTATTTCGGGAAAATGAAAGAAATTAACGTGGGACGTGTACCGCTTCTCTCAAGCATTGAACAGCCGGTACGCTACTCGTACAATGCCGGACAGATTGAAAAGCTGGCTGAAGATAAGAATGTCATGGTTGTTGATACACGGAGTCCTGCTGCCTATGCGGGTGGAAGCGCAGAAGGAACAGTGAATATTGCTTTGGAGGGGCCTTTCCTCGAGTGGATGGGCTGGCTCGCTGATTATGAAGCAGACCTCTATTTTATTACCGAAGAAAAAGATCAGCAGGACATTCTCCAGGCGCTTGCAAAAATCGGACTGGATAATGTTAAAGGATTTTTCTCTCCAAAAACATTGAAAGGAAGCGGACTCCGCACCTATGAAAATGTTTCTGCGTCCGACTTGAGCGAAAAGGACAGCATTCAGGTTGCTGACGTTCGTTTTGACGATGAATGGAAAACGGCGCACATTCCTGGAGCTGTACACATTAAATTGAACGAGCTTCAGAAAAAAGGTGAGAAAAAACTTTCTAAAGATAAACCGGTCGCTGTTCACTGCGAAACCGGAGTGCGGTCCGCTATCGCTGCAAGTATTCTGCTGAACCAGGGCTTTGACGTGAAAAACCTGCAGCACGGGTTTCAGGAGTGGAAAAAAGCTGAACTCGCTGTAACGTCATAA
- a CDS encoding ring-cleaving dioxygenase, whose protein sequence is MEGLKGLHHVTAITSSAEKNYEFFTYVLGMRLVKKTVNQDDIQTYHLFFADDKGSAGTDMTFFDFPGIPKGSHGTNELYKTGFRVPGDEAIEYWEKRFNRLDVKHTGVKEVFGKKTLSFSDFDEQQYMLVSDEYNKGVPAGIPWQDGPIPLEYAITGLGPMHIRIEPFEGFKEVLEKAFEFKEIDSEGSLHLFEVGEGGNGGQLFVEKSTVLQPAQQGYGTVHHMAFRVADKQVLDQWIDRLHGLGFQTSGFVDRFYFKSLYTRVAPQILFELATDGPGFMEDEPYETLGEKLSLPPMLEPRREQIENYVRPIDTLRSTKTFEKEYE, encoded by the coding sequence ATGGAAGGATTAAAAGGACTTCACCATGTCACGGCCATTACGAGCAGCGCTGAAAAAAACTATGAATTTTTCACGTATGTACTCGGAATGAGACTTGTTAAAAAGACCGTAAACCAGGATGATATTCAGACGTATCACCTGTTTTTTGCAGATGATAAAGGGAGCGCGGGCACGGATATGACGTTTTTTGATTTTCCGGGTATCCCAAAAGGTTCCCACGGCACGAATGAACTTTATAAAACAGGCTTCCGCGTACCCGGCGATGAAGCCATTGAGTACTGGGAGAAGCGCTTTAACCGGCTGGATGTTAAACATACGGGTGTGAAAGAAGTTTTTGGAAAGAAAACTCTCAGCTTCAGCGATTTTGATGAGCAGCAGTATATGCTCGTTTCGGATGAATACAATAAAGGGGTACCTGCAGGCATTCCATGGCAGGATGGACCGATCCCGCTTGAATATGCGATTACGGGACTCGGACCGATGCATATACGCATTGAGCCGTTTGAGGGGTTTAAAGAAGTTTTGGAGAAAGCATTTGAATTTAAGGAAATTGATTCAGAAGGATCGCTTCACTTATTTGAAGTCGGAGAAGGCGGAAACGGCGGGCAGCTTTTTGTGGAGAAAAGCACGGTGCTCCAGCCCGCTCAGCAGGGCTATGGGACCGTTCACCATATGGCTTTCCGCGTAGCGGACAAACAGGTGCTGGATCAGTGGATAGACCGGCTGCACGGGTTAGGATTTCAGACGTCGGGGTTTGTTGACCGCTTTTATTTCAAATCTCTTTACACGCGTGTCGCTCCCCAGATTCTGTTTGAACTTGCTACAGACGGACCGGGATTTATGGAAGATGAGCCTTACGAAACGCTCGGCGAAAAGTTATCGCTTCCTCCGATGCTCGAGCCGCGCCGGGAGCAGATTGAAAATTACGTCCGCCCGATTGATACATTGAGAAGTACAAAAACGTTTGAGAAAGAATACGAATAA
- the htpX gene encoding protease HtpX: protein MGKRVLLFILTNILVITTIIVAWTLIVSFTGVSGSFETGGGGLGINYVSLGIFSLLVGFVGSFMSLAMSRWIAKKMMKIKVLDPDGNLSRQEKEVVEKVHRFSRAAGLMHMPEVGIYQSSEVNAFATGPSKKRSLVAVSHGLLQSMDDNAVEGVIAHEVAHVANGDMVTMTLLQGIVNTFVVFFSRIAAILVSRLVRPELEFIVRFGAIIIFQILFSILGSIVVMAYSRYREFHADRGGADLAGKDKMAHALRSLKAHVERANVKDNRTDDSAVQTMKINGKLGVAKLFSSHPDLDERIARLEER from the coding sequence ATGGGAAAAAGAGTTTTATTATTTATTTTAACGAACATCCTCGTTATAACAACCATCATCGTTGCCTGGACGCTGATTGTTAGCTTTACCGGCGTCAGCGGATCTTTTGAAACAGGCGGCGGCGGTCTCGGAATCAATTATGTGTCACTTGGTATCTTTAGTCTGCTGGTCGGTTTTGTCGGATCCTTTATGTCACTGGCCATGTCCAGATGGATAGCCAAAAAGATGATGAAGATAAAAGTACTGGATCCTGATGGAAACCTTTCCCGTCAGGAAAAAGAAGTGGTCGAAAAGGTCCACCGCTTTTCCAGAGCTGCAGGGCTTATGCATATGCCGGAAGTCGGTATCTATCAGTCCTCAGAGGTCAACGCTTTTGCTACTGGTCCTTCGAAGAAACGCTCACTCGTAGCTGTTTCCCACGGGCTTCTGCAGTCGATGGATGACAATGCTGTTGAAGGTGTTATTGCCCACGAAGTAGCGCACGTTGCTAATGGAGACATGGTGACAATGACGCTCCTGCAGGGTATTGTGAACACGTTTGTTGTGTTTTTCTCACGGATTGCTGCGATTCTCGTGTCCAGGCTTGTACGTCCGGAGCTTGAATTCATCGTCCGATTCGGAGCAATTATTATTTTCCAGATTCTCTTTTCCATTCTTGGAAGTATCGTCGTCATGGCGTACTCCAGGTACCGCGAATTCCATGCGGACCGGGGTGGAGCGGATCTGGCCGGAAAAGATAAGATGGCCCACGCTCTCCGTTCCCTGAAAGCTCACGTTGAACGGGCGAACGTCAAAGACAACCGCACCGATGATTCTGCAGTACAGACGATGAAAATCAACGGAAAACTCGGAGTGGCAAAGCTTTTCTCCTCCCACCCGGACCTTGATGAAAGAATTGCACGACTGGAAGAAAGATAA
- a CDS encoding thiamine pyrophosphate-binding protein, with translation MKTIASILAEQFRTWGVTHMFGIPGRAVVPLIVAADNAGVSFVLSKHEGAAGYEAAGYSLMSRRIGIAVGTSGPGATNLMTAAAQAKASHIPMIIFTGHPSIQSLGMPIGQDSTSFGTDVTAMFSSVTKYSGRIDRADLVKPILQHALREAFSGVKGPVHLSIPADVLLADAEPFSIDIPEPDHVISTKLPEVETLISRAERPLLLLGKGVHSSGAYKEIEQFAEAFQLPVATTPGGKGTFLSKHPLSLGAYGLGGTDAASEYVESGIDTLIVCGSKLSDMSTAGWKPEHFPEQIIHFDADPTFIGRAMNVKTTAVTGDLKANLNHLLQALPPGKLTDAPSYVLSGEQAAAVDEQETENGSGYLSSVAAVKTINRSLPPNTTLFGDDGSHTFYAIKHYDIKQSCGFYFDDVFGAMGHGIGYAVGAKLAAPEEPIACLTGDGCMFMHGTEVATAVESNAPVLFIVMNNQALDMVDKGMKVHIGKSVGTKYHTPLDVAGFASSLGAESVTCRTEEELEKALSKVFPLHHPFVVEVIVDPDEIPPTMRRG, from the coding sequence GTGAAAACGATAGCATCAATTTTAGCAGAACAGTTCCGTACATGGGGAGTCACCCATATGTTTGGCATTCCCGGCAGAGCTGTTGTTCCGTTAATAGTAGCTGCAGATAATGCAGGTGTGTCTTTCGTGTTGAGTAAGCATGAAGGGGCAGCTGGATATGAAGCAGCCGGATATTCGCTCATGTCCCGCCGGATAGGTATAGCTGTCGGCACTTCCGGCCCGGGTGCAACCAATCTGATGACTGCGGCTGCCCAGGCAAAAGCTTCCCATATTCCTATGATTATCTTTACGGGACATCCTTCAATTCAATCGCTCGGCATGCCTATAGGCCAGGATTCAACATCGTTTGGCACCGATGTCACCGCTATGTTTTCTTCTGTGACGAAATACAGCGGAAGAATTGACCGTGCCGACCTTGTCAAGCCGATCCTTCAGCATGCTTTAAGAGAAGCTTTTTCAGGCGTTAAAGGACCGGTGCATCTCTCCATTCCTGCCGATGTGCTTCTGGCTGATGCAGAACCTTTTTCAATCGACATCCCTGAGCCGGATCATGTCATCTCCACAAAGCTTCCTGAAGTGGAGACTCTGATCAGCCGGGCGGAACGTCCCCTTCTCCTGCTCGGAAAAGGAGTGCATTCCTCCGGGGCCTATAAAGAAATTGAACAGTTTGCGGAAGCTTTTCAGCTTCCTGTGGCAACAACCCCGGGAGGTAAAGGAACTTTTCTGTCCAAACATCCTCTGTCTTTAGGCGCTTATGGACTTGGAGGCACAGACGCTGCCAGTGAATACGTGGAGAGCGGTATCGACACTCTGATCGTCTGCGGCTCGAAATTAAGTGACATGAGCACAGCCGGCTGGAAACCGGAACATTTTCCTGAGCAGATTATTCACTTCGATGCCGATCCCACTTTTATCGGCAGAGCAATGAACGTGAAAACGACCGCTGTCACAGGAGACTTAAAGGCAAATCTCAACCACCTCCTCCAGGCGCTTCCGCCGGGAAAACTGACAGATGCTCCTTCCTATGTACTGTCAGGAGAGCAGGCGGCGGCGGTGGACGAACAGGAGACAGAAAACGGCTCCGGTTATCTTTCTTCCGTTGCGGCTGTAAAAACTATTAACCGTTCCCTCCCGCCGAACACTACGCTTTTTGGCGATGACGGGAGCCACACTTTTTATGCTATTAAGCATTATGACATTAAACAGTCGTGCGGCTTTTACTTTGATGATGTATTCGGCGCCATGGGTCACGGGATCGGATATGCTGTAGGTGCAAAGCTGGCAGCCCCCGAAGAACCCATCGCCTGCCTTACCGGAGACGGATGTATGTTCATGCACGGGACAGAAGTAGCTACCGCAGTCGAATCCAATGCTCCGGTTCTGTTTATTGTGATGAATAACCAGGCACTTGATATGGTCGATAAAGGTATGAAAGTACATATCGGCAAATCCGTCGGTACGAAATATCACACCCCTCTTGATGTGGCAGGCTTTGCTTCTTCGCTCGGAGCAGAGTCAGTCACGTGCCGTACGGAGGAAGAACTCGAAAAAGCTCTGTCAAAAGTGTTCCCTCTGCATCACCCGTTTGTCGTCGAAGTAATAGTCGATCCAGACGAAATTCCTCCTACTATGCGCAGAGGCTGA
- a CDS encoding EAL domain-containing protein, which translates to MNGRITADFVNESREKCWQAGMDPGEVRIPSERMSARELFTKRNDYNEILEVVSFFSDKVLHSLAGTPILIVISDENGYILDIVGDETIKDMVQKLGIEAGVRFTQEDLGTNVISLALQQRHPVTLIGDDHFFQFLHGTACYSAPFHYTDLDNLLGSISIMTALEEKNPLFLNMLSNVVDSIERELLLRKQNRKLNILNQIMLSRTQNAIIVTDAEGIVTEYNAFAEILSGFTSEEIVGRDIFKSDITGKYFHDVLHKQQIFKDVEMKFNNNNNDEMICLFDAQPIYDNQKDTVIGAFAQLRDITERFRLQESYNYLAYHDELTGLPNRRYFQNELEKFIGENKKTAALLLIDLDGFKNINDTFGHSNGDKLLQSVSERMKICCRENGLLARISGDEFMIFMPDVLSEADVRAMAETLLNQFKEPFMIDERCFFTTASIGAALYHETVPSLEDYMVHVDAAMYKAKSQGKNDYMIFSPEMYINESENLLLENDLRQAINRDELFLVYQGQVDARTGNIVGVEALIRWHHPEKGLLSPATFIPLAEKTGLIFPLGDWVIRTACEQHQEWLKAGLPPIKVSVNLSAQQFLKQDLVQTTANVIRQSGIDPQYLEFEITESMTMDYSYAENVIKELKNLGVGVSMDDFGTGYSSLYYLKRFKIDAIKIDKTFIDDLCRENDDATIVQTMIVMAENLGLRVIAEGVEDRGQLDYLMELGCYFIQGYYFMKPLSGNKFMEEYTNIVEEVLSKR; encoded by the coding sequence TTGAATGGAAGAATAACAGCTGATTTCGTGAATGAATCCAGAGAAAAATGCTGGCAGGCTGGAATGGATCCTGGAGAGGTCCGCATCCCCAGTGAACGTATGTCCGCAAGGGAATTGTTCACTAAACGAAACGACTACAATGAAATTCTGGAAGTTGTCAGCTTTTTTTCAGATAAAGTTCTTCATTCGCTCGCCGGAACTCCGATTCTTATCGTTATATCAGATGAAAACGGATATATTCTGGATATTGTCGGGGATGAAACGATAAAAGACATGGTTCAGAAACTGGGAATTGAAGCTGGGGTCCGGTTTACTCAGGAGGATTTGGGAACAAACGTCATTTCTCTTGCTCTCCAGCAGCGTCATCCTGTGACCCTGATCGGAGATGACCATTTCTTTCAATTTCTGCACGGCACTGCATGTTACAGCGCTCCTTTTCATTACACAGACTTGGATAACCTTCTTGGAAGTATTTCAATCATGACAGCCCTGGAGGAGAAAAATCCCCTTTTCCTGAACATGCTTTCCAACGTTGTTGACTCTATAGAACGAGAGCTTCTTTTACGCAAGCAGAACAGGAAGCTGAATATTTTAAATCAAATTATGCTGAGCCGGACCCAGAATGCGATCATTGTTACAGATGCGGAAGGCATCGTTACAGAATATAATGCGTTCGCTGAAATTCTTTCCGGGTTTACGAGTGAAGAAATTGTCGGCCGCGATATTTTCAAATCCGATATAACCGGGAAATACTTTCACGATGTTCTCCATAAACAGCAGATATTTAAAGATGTGGAAATGAAGTTTAACAACAACAATAATGATGAAATGATCTGTCTGTTTGACGCACAGCCGATATACGATAATCAAAAGGATACCGTCATCGGGGCGTTTGCGCAGCTGCGAGATATTACAGAACGGTTCCGCCTTCAGGAATCCTACAACTACCTTGCTTATCATGATGAACTGACGGGACTGCCGAACCGCCGGTACTTCCAAAACGAACTGGAAAAGTTTATCGGTGAAAATAAAAAAACGGCTGCTCTGCTGCTGATTGATCTGGATGGGTTTAAGAATATTAATGATACATTCGGCCACAGCAACGGGGATAAGCTCCTGCAGTCTGTATCAGAACGGATGAAAATCTGCTGCAGAGAAAATGGCCTTCTCGCGAGAATAAGCGGGGATGAATTCATGATTTTCATGCCTGACGTTCTGAGTGAAGCCGATGTACGCGCCATGGCGGAAACTCTTTTAAACCAGTTTAAAGAGCCGTTTATGATAGACGAGCGCTGTTTTTTCACAACAGCAAGTATCGGAGCAGCCCTCTATCACGAAACGGTACCAAGCCTGGAAGACTACATGGTGCACGTCGATGCAGCGATGTACAAAGCAAAATCCCAGGGAAAAAATGATTATATGATTTTTTCTCCGGAAATGTATATTAATGAAAGTGAGAACCTTCTTCTGGAAAATGACCTCCGGCAGGCGATTAACCGTGATGAACTGTTTCTTGTCTACCAGGGCCAGGTCGACGCGCGCACCGGTAATATCGTTGGAGTTGAAGCTCTCATCCGCTGGCATCATCCGGAAAAAGGCCTTCTCTCTCCGGCCACTTTCATTCCACTCGCTGAAAAAACAGGCCTGATTTTCCCTCTCGGAGACTGGGTCATCCGTACAGCCTGTGAGCAGCACCAGGAATGGTTAAAAGCAGGGCTGCCTCCTATCAAAGTCAGCGTCAATTTATCTGCCCAGCAGTTTTTAAAGCAGGATCTTGTCCAGACAACCGCCAACGTTATCCGGCAGTCCGGCATCGATCCGCAGTATTTGGAATTCGAGATCACGGAATCGATGACAATGGATTACAGCTATGCTGAAAACGTGATAAAAGAATTGAAAAATCTCGGTGTGGGGGTCAGCATGGACGATTTCGGAACCGGCTACAGCTCGCTTTATTACTTAAAACGATTTAAAATCGACGCCATTAAGATTGATAAAACGTTTATCGATGACCTCTGCAGAGAAAACGATGACGCAACAATTGTCCAGACGATGATAGTTATGGCAGAGAACCTCGGCCTAAGAGTCATAGCTGAAGGAGTTGAAGACCGCGGTCAGCTTGACTATCTGATGGAGCTGGGCTGCTATTTCATTCAGGGCTATTACTTCATGAAACCGCTCTCCGGCAATAAATTTATGGAAGAATATACAAATATTGTAGAAGAAGTGCTCTCAAAAAGATAA
- a CDS encoding ADP-ribosylglycohydrolase family protein, giving the protein MQLDRLKGALFGSAIGDALGGTTEFMSEEQIKKDYGTVDEIIGGGKWHLEAGETTDDIFMMLSVARGIVANPIEPVQKIADQFLHWLNSEPKNVGLTVHCSLAYFKHGEPLERAAKMAHDDIGTENVGNGSLMRTLPVSLAYRNYSKMIEVSNAQSEITHPEQLASEACALYNSVVYDMLEKNLALKEALVHRLTGTRYERSLSEEPGELPGGCVLKTFHWVTYVLMKETNFSSVVETLANKGENANATAAIAGGLSGLETGYSGLPGKFTDKILIHEELDSMSSDLFNIRAGN; this is encoded by the coding sequence ATGCAGCTTGATCGTCTTAAAGGAGCCTTGTTTGGTTCAGCGATAGGAGATGCGCTCGGAGGAACGACAGAATTTATGTCTGAAGAGCAGATAAAAAAAGATTACGGGACGGTCGACGAAATAATCGGAGGAGGCAAATGGCATTTAGAGGCGGGAGAAACTACAGATGATATCTTTATGATGCTCTCTGTAGCCCGGGGGATTGTAGCGAATCCGATAGAGCCGGTCCAGAAAATTGCTGACCAGTTTCTCCATTGGCTGAATTCAGAACCGAAAAACGTCGGGTTAACGGTTCACTGCTCTCTTGCATACTTTAAACACGGCGAGCCGCTCGAACGGGCTGCAAAAATGGCCCATGATGATATCGGTACCGAAAACGTCGGCAATGGTTCTTTAATGCGTACACTGCCGGTAAGCCTGGCTTACAGAAATTACTCTAAAATGATCGAAGTTTCCAATGCTCAATCGGAAATTACCCATCCGGAACAGCTTGCTTCGGAAGCCTGTGCCCTCTATAACAGCGTCGTTTACGATATGCTTGAAAAAAACCTGGCACTGAAAGAGGCCCTTGTTCATCGTTTAACCGGAACGAGATACGAACGCTCTCTAAGCGAAGAACCCGGGGAGCTTCCTGGTGGATGCGTCCTTAAAACATTTCACTGGGTCACTTACGTACTGATGAAAGAAACGAATTTTTCTTCTGTCGTGGAGACGCTGGCGAACAAAGGAGAAAATGCAAATGCGACTGCTGCTATTGCAGGAGGATTAAGCGGCCTGGAAACCGGTTATTCCGGACTGCCGGGAAAATTCACGGATAAAATTCTTATCCATGAAGAACTGGATAGTATGTCGAGCGATCTGTTCAATATCCGCGCTGGAAACTAA
- a CDS encoding GNAT family N-acetyltransferase, with the protein MVSIRKMTSADWPKVKEIYAEGLATKLATFETAVPDWKQWNEKHHSFCRHVIEKGETTAGWAALSPVSPRYVYRGVAEVSIYVRSDMGGMGLGTRLLSHLIEESEAHGIWTLQAVIFSRNMVSRRMHERAGFREVGYREKIASLNGVWHDTILMERRSPAVSEEEQHA; encoded by the coding sequence GTGGTTTCGATTAGAAAGATGACATCTGCAGACTGGCCGAAGGTAAAAGAAATTTATGCAGAAGGGCTGGCTACGAAACTGGCTACTTTTGAAACAGCGGTACCTGACTGGAAGCAGTGGAATGAGAAGCACCACTCCTTCTGCCGGCATGTGATTGAAAAAGGAGAAACGACAGCAGGATGGGCCGCTCTGAGTCCTGTTTCCCCGAGATATGTGTACAGAGGAGTCGCGGAAGTGAGCATTTACGTCCGCTCTGACATGGGAGGGATGGGACTTGGTACCAGGCTGCTCAGTCACCTGATTGAAGAAAGTGAAGCCCACGGGATCTGGACTCTGCAGGCTGTCATTTTCAGCAGAAATATGGTAAGCCGGCGGATGCACGAACGAGCAGGTTTCCGCGAGGTAGGATACCGGGAGAAAATTGCGTCATTGAACGGAGTCTGGCACGATACAATTCTAATGGAAAGGCGCAGCCCCGCTGTGTCAGAGGAGGAACAGCATGCATAA
- a CDS encoding haloacid dehalogenase type II, producing the protein MHKVIMYDAYGTLYDVTSTEKTLQKYFPDKAESIGAVWRKKQIEYAFIRQMTGIYKPFSEVTADALAYSLKANGENPGQSEFTSCIKAYEMLELFPESEEVLSKQTGALNAVVSNGSKDMLEPLIEGSVLLPYLESIVSVDDIKQFKPSQTVYQYAMNYFQVERKDVLFVSSNSWDIIGANTFGFDTLWVNRGGAPFEEGYEKPDYTGENLYAVLDIENAEEDVTE; encoded by the coding sequence ATGCATAAAGTTATCATGTACGATGCCTATGGAACCCTTTACGACGTTACTTCCACAGAAAAAACGCTCCAGAAATACTTCCCGGATAAAGCAGAATCCATTGGAGCCGTATGGAGAAAAAAGCAGATTGAGTATGCATTTATCCGGCAGATGACCGGGATCTACAAACCATTTTCAGAAGTAACGGCGGATGCGCTCGCATATTCTTTGAAGGCCAACGGGGAAAATCCCGGGCAGAGCGAATTTACTTCCTGTATAAAAGCATACGAAATGCTGGAACTTTTCCCGGAAAGTGAAGAAGTGCTGTCTAAACAGACCGGTGCATTGAACGCAGTAGTATCAAACGGATCAAAGGATATGCTGGAGCCGCTGATTGAAGGGTCGGTTCTGCTTCCCTATTTGGAAAGCATCGTCAGCGTAGATGATATCAAGCAGTTCAAACCGTCCCAGACTGTCTATCAGTACGCTATGAATTATTTTCAGGTAGAGCGTAAGGACGTGCTGTTTGTTTCGTCGAACTCCTGGGATATTATAGGGGCAAACACGTTCGGTTTTGACACCCTCTGGGTTAACCGGGGCGGAGCGCCTTTTGAAGAGGGGTACGAAAAGCCGGATTACACAGGAGAAAACCTGTATGCCGTGCTTGATATAGAAAATGCCGAAGAAGACGTAACAGAATGA
- a CDS encoding YesL family protein, with protein sequence MFIQWMSNPVYTACDRLVKLTYLNFLWVIFTLAGGVVAGVFPATAALFHMLRRLVRGETLNDVLQHYALFYKEEFIRSNKYGLFFWAGALLLTVNLLLLTQFSGLLLIGIMSGMIFTIFLFLTTLAFFFPVYASMPDLGFKNTVKLAFFLPFSRTSVFLLAFGGSAVLAAAFFVFPVLLTFWGASAFAFLYMKAVDMKLSPKRSIQPTSAYGIS encoded by the coding sequence ATGTTTATTCAGTGGATGTCCAATCCTGTCTATACGGCATGTGACCGCCTCGTAAAACTGACCTATCTTAATTTCCTCTGGGTTATTTTCACTCTCGCCGGTGGTGTAGTGGCAGGGGTTTTCCCTGCTACAGCTGCCCTGTTTCACATGCTCCGCCGTCTCGTCCGCGGAGAAACGTTAAACGATGTGCTGCAGCACTATGCCTTGTTTTATAAGGAGGAGTTCATCCGCAGTAATAAATATGGCTTGTTTTTCTGGGCAGGTGCTTTGCTGCTGACAGTTAACCTGCTTTTGTTAACACAGTTTTCCGGTCTGCTGCTTATCGGTATCATGTCCGGTATGATTTTTACCATTTTCCTCTTTTTAACGACGCTGGCTTTCTTTTTTCCTGTTTATGCATCGATGCCGGATCTTGGTTTTAAAAACACCGTAAAGCTGGCTTTTTTCCTGCCGTTTTCCAGGACTTCCGTTTTTCTGCTCGCGTTTGGAGGTTCTGCCGTACTGGCAGCTGCCTTCTTCGTATTCCCGGTACTGCTCACATTCTGGGGCGCTTCCGCCTTCGCTTTTCTCTACATGAAAGCTGTGGACATGAAGCTGTCTCCCAAAAGAAGCATTCAGCCGACCAGCGCGTACGGAATATCTTAA